The following are encoded in a window of Variovorax paradoxus genomic DNA:
- the kdpE gene encoding two-component system response regulator KdpE: MPSPTAIVIEDEPQIRRFVRGALEAEGWQVHEAGTLRDGLAAAGTRQPDLLVLDLGLPDGDGVSLIRDVRGWSQVPIIVLSARTDEADKIAALDAGADDYLTKPFGTGELLARVRANLRRPRAASGNGDEPAAEAVFRFGEIELDRAARIVRRAGAEVHLTPTEYRLLSVLVANAGRVLTQRQLLREVWGPSHTDQSHYLRIYMGHLRQKLETDPAQPKHLLTETAVGYRLVV, encoded by the coding sequence ATGCCATCCCCCACCGCCATCGTGATCGAAGACGAGCCGCAGATCCGCCGCTTCGTGCGCGGCGCGCTCGAGGCCGAAGGCTGGCAGGTGCACGAAGCCGGCACCCTGCGCGACGGCCTTGCCGCCGCCGGCACGCGCCAACCCGATCTGCTGGTGCTCGACCTGGGCCTGCCCGATGGCGACGGCGTGTCGCTGATCCGCGATGTGCGCGGCTGGTCACAGGTGCCGATCATCGTGCTCTCGGCCCGCACCGACGAAGCCGACAAGATCGCCGCACTCGACGCCGGCGCCGACGACTACCTCACCAAGCCCTTCGGCACCGGCGAACTGCTGGCCCGCGTGCGCGCCAACCTGCGCCGCCCACGTGCCGCGAGCGGCAACGGCGATGAACCGGCCGCCGAGGCCGTGTTCCGCTTCGGCGAGATCGAACTGGACCGCGCCGCACGCATCGTGCGCCGCGCCGGCGCCGAGGTGCACCTCACGCCGACCGAGTACAGATTGCTCTCCGTGCTGGTGGCCAACGCCGGCCGCGTGCTGACGCAGCGACAGCTGCTGCGCGAGGTGTGGGGCCCGTCGCACACGGACCAGAGCCACTACCTGCGCATCTACATGGGGCATCTGCGGCAGAAGCTGGAGACGGACCCGGCGCAGCCGAAGCATCTGTTGACGGAGACGGCGGTGGGGTATCGGCTGGTTGTCTAG